One stretch of Aeromicrobium fastidiosum DNA includes these proteins:
- a CDS encoding LysR family transcriptional regulator codes for MEIDTRHLRMVKAVADEGSITRAATALGTTQPALTRQLRRVEEHLGGPLFERSRAGAELTPLGRLVVGRAHAVLSVIDTLQADATGGAGGVTRPMPAQVRIGVKFGNALVGLIRGLRSVVPSTEIVTESETRIDGLLDLLSSHRLDFAVVHEFVGHELDLDSRLRVRPVGCEPAFVLMAVDHPLAGHDELELSRLRDEKWLMSPLDVDREADCMTRICFDAGFSPVISHYLSDGHAVELIRAGEAIALSTPTNRDSGMVLKPLVGTPMQTRRLLLVDRDNPFAEHLDKLARFTADTLAETLEKQPVYKAWKDVHGALPLGPRPRPGAVLTDL; via the coding sequence ATGGAGATCGACACCAGGCACCTGCGGATGGTCAAGGCCGTGGCGGACGAGGGCAGCATCACGCGGGCCGCCACCGCCCTCGGCACCACGCAACCGGCCCTGACCCGGCAGCTGCGGCGGGTCGAGGAGCATCTCGGCGGGCCACTGTTCGAGCGCTCCCGTGCGGGTGCCGAGCTGACCCCGCTCGGGCGGCTCGTCGTCGGCCGCGCCCACGCCGTGCTGTCGGTCATCGACACGCTCCAGGCCGATGCGACCGGCGGGGCCGGTGGGGTCACCCGGCCCATGCCCGCCCAGGTGCGCATCGGCGTCAAGTTCGGCAACGCCCTCGTCGGGCTCATCCGGGGCCTGCGGTCGGTCGTGCCCAGCACCGAGATCGTCACCGAGAGCGAGACCCGCATCGACGGGCTGCTCGACCTGCTCAGCTCGCACCGCCTCGACTTCGCCGTCGTCCACGAGTTCGTCGGGCACGAGCTCGACCTCGACTCCCGGCTGCGCGTGCGCCCCGTCGGCTGCGAGCCTGCCTTCGTGCTCATGGCCGTCGACCATCCGCTGGCCGGTCACGACGAGCTCGAGCTGTCCCGGCTGCGCGACGAGAAGTGGCTCATGTCGCCGCTCGACGTCGACCGCGAGGCCGACTGCATGACCCGCATCTGCTTCGACGCGGGGTTCTCCCCCGTCATCAGCCACTACCTCAGCGACGGCCACGCGGTCGAGCTGATCCGCGCAGGCGAGGCCATCGCGCTCAGCACGCCCACCAACCGCGACTCCGGCATGGTGCTCAAGCCCTTGGTCGGCACGCCCATGCAGACCCGGCGGCTGCTGCTCGTCGATCGCGACAACCCCTTCGCCGAGCACCTCGACAAGCTCGCCCGGTTCACGGCCGACACGCTCGCCGAGACGCTCGAGAAGCAGCCGGTCTACAAGGCCTGGAAGGACGTTCACGGCGCGCTGCCCCTGGGCCCGCGGCCTCGCCCCGGTGCGGTCCTGACCGACCTGTAG
- a CDS encoding type I polyketide synthase: protein MTTFDTPLAATPTSERRGALVDRLLAGTPYAIAFGGQGAAWLEPLAGLVRDFALEAELETLVAQAESMLVPVGPELARVGVTFTPLAWADVLASAESADDEDAPVLPTSEVLDTPGASVPGILLAQLAGIRALHRQGIDPTALAPAAVVGHSQGYLATQSLAGVPDAELLAVARLIGAAAQLVGRRRGLLGQTMLSVSNVVPARIDEILAELPASLRVVSRLRNGRRSVVLSGPAESLRVVETRFDEIAAAEKADRDRKVSGGSPFAPVLEPLPAQLAFHHPDLAEAADLVATWAAACGIDSETARTLTMRSIVDPVDWVASLEQAMDAGASWVLDLGPGDLAARLSARDLQVRGASVIATTTRRGHRELTAAGAAPRPSTPWSAYEPTVVTLPDGSLHVETRFTRLTGKSPALLAGMTPTTVDPAIVAAAANAGFWAELAGGGQVTEEIFAANVARLDELLTEGSTYQFNSLFLDPYLWKLQLGQKRLVQRARAAGSPIDGVVVTAGIPELDEAVALVEELNEAGITQVVFKPGTVKQIRQVVAIAKAVAPTAVHIQIEGGKAGGHHSWEDLDELLIATYGELRALDNVVVCVGGGIGTPEVAAAYLTGDWATRHGFPRMPLDGILVGTAAMATLEATTSPAVKQLLVETGGTGAWVGAGTAQGGMASGRSQLGADIHEIDNAASRTGRLLDEVAGDAEAVAERRDEIVEALNRTAKPYFGDVETMTYDQWLTRFLELSGTPTWLDVTLRNRFVAMLQRAEARLHAADRGPIDTLFADASSVDDGAAALQELLRCYPHGEAVTMHPADVLFFVDQCRTPGKPVNFVPVLDQDVRRWWRSDSLWQAHDARYTADEVCIIPGTLSVAGIDRVDEPVAELLRRFEDATIDGLLASGRSPLRVAGRRRVDDDAGEALSLVLAAPDLVWAGRTVRNPVHRLGAGWVVVDPEHAEHPETGATLVQVAADVAELTVPMARPLTLRITVDRSVLVGAAPVVSTDAAADAMRALVVGAAGGDVPSVTAGRASVTVEWDPDLVADHAGVTGASVPVHPVPDVLVGLAWPSVFAVLGDATTSDGVPVIEGMLDLVHLDHAIRLTGTPPLTPTRLVISSVLDTIEDTDFGRVVAVDVTISTADGDLATLRERFAIRGRAGAGQLVDPERAGGSLGDDVHDTPRKGRASASLVAPSDLRAFAAVTGDHNPIHTNVAAARLAGLGDPIVHGMWISAAAQQVLAEGGGSSRRITGWTTRFMSPLAPGAPVSVQADRVGLDAGAEIVDVTVRSGGDVVMSATARIAAPRTAYAFPGQGIQHPGMGMAAYQRSKAAREIWDRADAHTRDALGFSILTVVRDNPTTLVTRGTTHKHPDGVLFLTQFTQVAMAVLGAAQMAELRESGSFVEGSILAGHSVGEYNALAAVSGVIPLEAVVEVVFQRGSVMHALVPRDAAGRSDYRLAAIRPSQIGLTDDDVTAFVDGIADRTGEFLQIVNYNLRDSQYAIAGTVAGLEVLETEVNRRRAEFGGKAAFILVPGIDVPFHSTVLHGGVPDFRLRLQELLPATIDPTILEGRYVPNLVPRPFTLDRAFLQEIADLVPSQPLDDVLADYESWATRPGELCRVVLIELLAWQFASPVRWIETQDLFFTPVAEGGLGVERFVEIGVGQSPTVANLAASTLKLPGRLGPAVQVLNFERDNGAVFSTDEEQAPIEDDAPAAPAESAETSAAPAAAAAAPAAATSAGPRPADLTYDAADATQLLIAWWTKMRLDQIGAADSIESLCDGASSRRNQLLVDLGGELGLGAIDGAADADIPSLSAQVKGLARGYKPFGPVLTEAIGDHLKKVLGPTGKRQAAIAERVTDVWQLGAGWASHVLAELAMSSRDGASVRGGEFGSLTSISSAADVDAAVDASVQAVAARHGVSVALPATGGGEATIDAAALSEFTAQITGPDGVLASSARLVLDQLGLTPVATVVEPDAADAEVLARVESELGSEWAKLTAPAFDPLQAVLFDDRWASAREDLARLAVGQTVDASFVGAGAVVSAQATWWSEHVDDVNLADRFRQIASDALATTAGQWSDDLAVVTGASKGSIAAGVTAQLLAGGATVVATTSGMGPAKLAFFKDLYRRHAVHGAALWVVPANMASFADVDALATWINGEQTQTRAGATTVLKPAMTPTLLFPFAAGRVAGDLTDAGSRTEVDMRILLWSVERLIGAMSAHGQDHDIDATLHVVLPGSPNRGMFGGDGGYGEAKASLDALVSRWSAERTWGERVTLAHAIIGWVRGTGLMGANDPLVDAVEAAGVRTWTPSDMAAALLATCEPAARVAALSEPLTVDLTGGLGGTKIDMKALAEGLERPEVVTPDVSGTITALAPSPAQLDRVETLDWAPIDTRPEDLVVIVGAGELGPYGSARTRFEVEVSDELSAAGVLELAWSTGLVSWDEQGGGWFDTATQEKVDEADLVERYEETVREAVGIRRYVDEGSMVDNTAPLLTSVYLDDDLSFTVGNEAEARALRDADPERTVITASADGDWTVTRKAGTEIRVPRRMKLTRTVGGQIPTGFDPTVWGVPAEMVESIDRVALWNLICTVDAFLSSGFTPSELMKWVHPALVANTQGTGMGGMQSMQSLYIDTLLGESKANDILQEALPNVIAAHVVQSYVGSYGAMVHPVAACATTAVSVEEGVDKIRLGKAEFVVSGGFDDLSIEGIVGFADMSATADSAAMSAKGLEDRYFSRGNDRRYGGFVESQGGGTILLARGDVAARMGLPVLGVVAYAGSFADGVHTSIPAPGIGALAAGLGGRRSALARGLASVGLTADDVAVLSKHDTSTGVNERNESELHERLAAAIGRSDGNPLFVMSQKSLTGHAKGGAAAFQIIGLCQVLTGGVVPPNRSLDCVMDDLAEHEHLVWLREPLATGQLKAGLVTSLGFGHVAGLLAIVHPQGFVATLSDDEKDAYLARAEERLIEGRMRLVRAMYGGEPLYARPGDRRLGSAGVRTREAGMLLDAEARLGDDGAYFGAACE, encoded by the coding sequence GTGACCACGTTCGACACCCCGCTCGCCGCGACCCCCACCTCCGAGCGCCGCGGAGCGCTCGTCGACCGGCTGCTCGCCGGCACCCCCTACGCGATCGCCTTCGGCGGTCAGGGCGCTGCCTGGCTCGAGCCGCTGGCCGGTCTCGTCCGCGACTTCGCCCTCGAGGCCGAGCTCGAGACGCTCGTGGCCCAGGCCGAGTCGATGCTCGTCCCCGTCGGCCCCGAGCTGGCCCGCGTCGGCGTGACGTTCACGCCGTTGGCGTGGGCCGACGTCCTCGCCTCGGCGGAGTCCGCCGACGACGAGGACGCCCCCGTGCTGCCGACCTCCGAGGTGCTGGATACACCCGGAGCGTCGGTGCCCGGCATCCTGCTGGCGCAGCTGGCCGGCATCCGCGCGCTGCACCGTCAGGGCATCGACCCCACGGCGCTCGCCCCGGCCGCGGTCGTCGGCCACTCGCAGGGCTACCTCGCGACCCAGTCGCTGGCCGGTGTCCCCGACGCCGAGCTGCTCGCCGTGGCCCGCCTGATCGGTGCCGCCGCGCAGCTCGTCGGGCGCCGCCGCGGTCTGCTCGGCCAGACCATGCTGAGCGTCTCGAACGTCGTCCCCGCCCGCATCGACGAGATCCTCGCCGAGCTGCCCGCGTCGCTGCGCGTCGTGTCGCGCCTGCGCAACGGCCGTCGCAGCGTCGTCCTGTCGGGCCCCGCCGAGAGCCTGCGCGTCGTCGAGACCCGCTTCGACGAGATCGCCGCCGCCGAGAAGGCCGATCGCGACCGCAAGGTCTCGGGCGGCTCGCCGTTCGCCCCCGTGCTGGAGCCGCTCCCGGCTCAGCTCGCGTTCCACCACCCCGATCTCGCCGAGGCCGCCGACCTCGTCGCCACGTGGGCCGCGGCCTGCGGCATCGACAGTGAGACCGCGCGGACGCTGACGATGCGCTCGATCGTCGACCCCGTCGACTGGGTCGCCTCGCTCGAGCAGGCCATGGACGCCGGTGCGTCGTGGGTGCTCGACCTCGGCCCCGGCGACCTCGCCGCCCGGCTGTCGGCCCGCGACCTGCAGGTGCGCGGTGCGTCGGTCATCGCCACCACGACACGCCGCGGTCACCGTGAGCTGACCGCCGCCGGTGCGGCCCCCCGCCCGTCGACGCCGTGGTCGGCCTACGAGCCCACCGTCGTGACGCTGCCGGACGGCTCGCTGCACGTCGAGACGCGCTTCACCCGGCTGACCGGCAAGTCGCCCGCGCTGCTGGCCGGCATGACGCCCACGACGGTCGACCCCGCGATCGTCGCGGCCGCCGCCAACGCCGGCTTCTGGGCCGAGCTCGCCGGCGGTGGACAGGTCACCGAGGAGATCTTCGCCGCCAACGTCGCGCGACTCGACGAGCTGCTGACCGAGGGCAGCACGTACCAGTTCAACTCGCTGTTCCTCGACCCCTACCTCTGGAAGCTGCAGCTCGGGCAGAAGCGGCTCGTGCAGCGTGCCCGCGCGGCAGGCTCGCCCATCGACGGCGTCGTCGTCACGGCCGGCATCCCCGAGCTCGACGAGGCCGTCGCCCTGGTCGAGGAGCTGAACGAGGCCGGCATCACCCAGGTCGTGTTCAAGCCCGGCACGGTCAAGCAGATCCGCCAGGTCGTCGCGATCGCGAAGGCCGTCGCGCCGACCGCGGTCCACATCCAGATCGAGGGTGGCAAGGCCGGCGGTCACCACTCGTGGGAGGACCTCGACGAGCTGCTGATCGCGACGTACGGCGAGCTGCGCGCGCTCGACAACGTCGTCGTCTGCGTCGGCGGGGGCATCGGCACGCCCGAGGTCGCCGCGGCGTACCTGACGGGTGACTGGGCCACGCGCCACGGATTTCCCCGCATGCCGCTCGACGGCATCCTGGTCGGCACCGCCGCGATGGCGACCCTCGAGGCCACGACGTCGCCCGCCGTCAAGCAGCTGCTGGTCGAGACCGGCGGCACGGGTGCCTGGGTCGGTGCGGGCACGGCCCAGGGCGGCATGGCGTCGGGCCGCAGCCAGCTCGGTGCCGACATCCACGAGATCGACAACGCGGCGTCCCGCACGGGACGGCTGCTCGACGAGGTCGCGGGCGACGCCGAGGCGGTCGCCGAGCGTCGCGACGAGATCGTCGAGGCGCTCAACCGCACGGCCAAGCCGTACTTCGGCGACGTCGAGACCATGACGTACGACCAGTGGCTCACGCGCTTCCTCGAGCTGTCGGGCACGCCCACGTGGCTCGACGTCACGCTGCGCAACCGTTTCGTCGCGATGCTGCAGCGCGCCGAGGCTCGTCTGCATGCCGCCGACCGGGGTCCGATCGACACGCTGTTCGCCGATGCGTCGTCGGTCGACGACGGTGCCGCGGCGCTCCAGGAACTGTTGCGTTGTTATCCCCACGGCGAAGCCGTCACCATGCACCCGGCCGACGTGCTGTTCTTCGTCGACCAGTGCCGCACGCCCGGCAAGCCGGTCAACTTCGTGCCGGTGCTCGACCAGGACGTGCGCCGCTGGTGGCGCTCGGACTCGCTGTGGCAGGCCCACGACGCCCGCTACACCGCCGACGAGGTCTGCATCATCCCCGGCACGCTCTCCGTCGCGGGCATCGACCGCGTCGACGAGCCCGTCGCCGAGCTGCTGCGCCGCTTCGAGGACGCCACGATCGACGGCCTGCTGGCCTCGGGACGCTCGCCGCTCCGGGTCGCCGGACGCCGCCGCGTCGATGACGACGCCGGTGAGGCGCTGTCGCTCGTCCTCGCCGCACCCGACCTGGTGTGGGCCGGTCGCACGGTCCGCAACCCCGTCCACCGCCTCGGAGCCGGCTGGGTCGTCGTCGACCCCGAGCACGCCGAGCACCCCGAGACCGGTGCGACCCTCGTGCAGGTCGCGGCCGACGTGGCCGAGCTGACCGTGCCGATGGCGCGTCCGCTCACGCTGCGCATCACGGTCGACCGCTCCGTGCTGGTCGGTGCCGCCCCCGTCGTCTCGACGGACGCTGCCGCGGACGCGATGCGTGCGCTCGTCGTCGGTGCCGCCGGCGGTGACGTCCCGTCCGTCACGGCAGGCCGCGCCAGCGTGACCGTCGAGTGGGATCCTGACCTCGTCGCCGACCACGCAGGTGTCACCGGCGCGTCCGTGCCCGTCCACCCCGTGCCCGACGTGCTCGTCGGTCTCGCCTGGCCCTCGGTCTTCGCCGTGCTCGGCGATGCCACGACGTCCGACGGTGTGCCCGTCATCGAGGGCATGCTCGACCTGGTGCACCTCGATCACGCGATCCGCCTGACCGGCACGCCGCCGCTCACGCCGACGCGCCTGGTCATCTCGTCGGTGCTCGACACGATCGAGGACACCGACTTCGGCCGGGTCGTGGCGGTCGACGTCACGATCTCGACCGCCGACGGCGACCTCGCGACGCTGCGCGAGCGCTTCGCGATCCGAGGACGCGCGGGTGCCGGCCAGCTGGTCGATCCCGAGCGCGCCGGCGGATCGCTGGGTGACGACGTCCACGACACGCCTCGCAAGGGACGCGCCTCGGCCTCGCTGGTCGCCCCGAGCGACCTGCGCGCGTTCGCCGCCGTCACGGGCGACCACAACCCCATCCACACCAACGTCGCCGCAGCGCGCCTCGCCGGCCTGGGCGACCCGATCGTCCACGGCATGTGGATCTCGGCCGCCGCGCAGCAGGTGCTCGCCGAGGGCGGCGGCTCGAGCCGCCGCATCACGGGTTGGACGACGCGCTTCATGTCGCCCCTGGCACCCGGTGCCCCCGTCTCGGTGCAGGCCGACCGGGTCGGCCTCGACGCCGGTGCGGAGATCGTCGACGTGACGGTGCGCTCGGGCGGTGACGTCGTCATGTCGGCGACGGCACGCATCGCTGCGCCCCGCACCGCCTACGCCTTCCCGGGACAGGGCATCCAGCACCCCGGCATGGGCATGGCCGCCTACCAGCGCTCGAAGGCCGCCCGGGAGATCTGGGACCGCGCCGACGCCCACACCCGCGACGCCCTCGGCTTCTCGATCCTGACGGTCGTGCGCGACAACCCGACGACGCTGGTGACCCGCGGCACGACGCACAAGCACCCCGACGGCGTGCTGTTCCTGACGCAGTTCACGCAGGTCGCGATGGCGGTGCTCGGCGCCGCCCAGATGGCCGAGCTGCGCGAGTCGGGCTCGTTCGTCGAGGGCTCGATCCTGGCCGGCCACTCGGTCGGCGAGTACAACGCGCTGGCCGCGGTGTCGGGCGTCATCCCGCTCGAGGCCGTCGTCGAGGTCGTCTTCCAGCGCGGCTCCGTCATGCACGCTCTCGTGCCGCGTGACGCAGCCGGCCGCAGCGACTACCGGCTCGCCGCGATCCGCCCCTCGCAGATCGGCCTGACCGACGACGACGTCACGGCGTTCGTCGACGGCATCGCCGACCGCACCGGCGAGTTCCTGCAGATCGTCAACTACAACCTGCGCGACTCGCAGTACGCGATCGCCGGCACCGTCGCCGGCCTCGAGGTGCTCGAGACCGAGGTCAACCGCCGCCGCGCCGAGTTCGGTGGCAAGGCCGCGTTCATCCTGGTGCCCGGCATCGACGTGCCGTTCCACTCCACGGTGCTGCACGGCGGCGTCCCGGACTTCCGCCTGCGGCTGCAGGAGCTGCTGCCCGCGACGATCGACCCCACGATCCTTGAGGGTCGCTACGTGCCCAACCTGGTGCCGCGGCCGTTCACGCTCGACCGCGCCTTCCTGCAGGAGATCGCCGACCTGGTGCCGTCGCAGCCGCTCGACGACGTCCTGGCCGACTACGAGTCGTGGGCGACGCGGCCCGGCGAGCTGTGCCGGGTCGTGCTGATCGAGCTGCTCGCGTGGCAGTTCGCGAGCCCCGTGCGCTGGATCGAGACGCAGGACCTGTTCTTCACCCCGGTCGCCGAGGGCGGCCTCGGCGTCGAGCGATTCGTCGAGATCGGTGTCGGCCAGTCGCCGACCGTCGCGAACCTGGCGGCTTCGACGCTCAAGCTGCCGGGACGCCTCGGACCTGCCGTGCAGGTGCTCAACTTCGAGCGCGACAACGGCGCGGTCTTCTCGACCGACGAGGAGCAGGCGCCCATCGAGGACGACGCGCCCGCAGCGCCGGCCGAGTCGGCCGAGACGTCGGCGGCACCCGCGGCAGCGGCTGCGGCTCCCGCGGCGGCGACCTCGGCGGGCCCCCGTCCGGCCGACCTGACGTACGACGCGGCCGACGCCACGCAGCTGCTCATCGCGTGGTGGACCAAGATGCGCCTCGACCAGATCGGCGCGGCCGACTCGATCGAGTCGCTGTGCGACGGCGCGTCGTCGCGACGCAACCAGCTGCTCGTCGACCTCGGCGGCGAGCTGGGCCTCGGTGCCATCGACGGTGCCGCCGACGCCGACATCCCCTCGCTGTCGGCCCAGGTCAAGGGCCTGGCCCGCGGCTACAAGCCGTTCGGCCCGGTGCTCACCGAGGCCATCGGCGACCACCTCAAGAAGGTGCTCGGCCCCACGGGCAAGCGCCAGGCCGCGATCGCCGAGCGCGTCACGGACGTGTGGCAGCTCGGCGCGGGCTGGGCGAGCCACGTGCTCGCCGAGCTCGCGATGTCGAGCCGTGACGGCGCCAGCGTCCGCGGTGGTGAGTTCGGGTCCTTGACCTCGATCTCGTCGGCCGCCGACGTCGACGCCGCGGTCGACGCGAGCGTCCAGGCCGTGGCCGCGCGCCACGGCGTCAGCGTCGCGCTGCCGGCCACCGGCGGGGGAGAGGCCACGATCGATGCGGCCGCGCTCAGCGAGTTCACGGCGCAGATCACGGGCCCCGACGGCGTCCTCGCCTCGTCGGCACGCCTGGTGCTCGACCAGCTCGGACTCACGCCGGTCGCGACCGTCGTCGAGCCCGACGCGGCCGACGCCGAGGTGCTCGCCCGGGTCGAGTCCGAGCTCGGCAGCGAATGGGCCAAGCTCACCGCCCCGGCGTTCGACCCGCTCCAGGCCGTCCTGTTCGACGACCGCTGGGCCTCGGCGCGCGAGGACCTCGCGCGCCTGGCCGTCGGTCAGACCGTCGATGCCTCCTTCGTGGGTGCCGGCGCGGTCGTCTCGGCGCAGGCCACCTGGTGGTCCGAGCACGTGGACGACGTGAACCTGGCGGACCGCTTCCGTCAGATCGCGTCCGACGCGCTCGCCACGACCGCCGGCCAGTGGTCCGACGACCTCGCGGTCGTCACGGGTGCCAGCAAGGGCTCGATCGCCGCGGGCGTCACGGCCCAGCTGCTCGCCGGTGGTGCGACGGTCGTCGCGACGACGTCGGGCATGGGCCCGGCGAAGCTCGCCTTCTTCAAGGATCTCTACCGCAGGCACGCCGTGCACGGGGCTGCCCTGTGGGTCGTGCCGGCCAACATGGCGTCGTTCGCCGACGTCGACGCGCTCGCGACCTGGATCAACGGCGAGCAGACGCAGACGCGGGCGGGTGCCACGACGGTGCTCAAGCCGGCCATGACGCCGACCCTGCTGTTCCCGTTCGCGGCCGGACGGGTCGCCGGCGACCTCACCGACGCGGGCAGCCGCACCGAGGTCGACATGCGCATCCTGCTGTGGTCGGTCGAGCGCCTCATCGGCGCGATGTCCGCGCACGGCCAGGACCACGACATCGACGCCACGCTGCACGTCGTCCTGCCGGGCTCGCCCAACCGCGGCATGTTCGGCGGCGACGGCGGCTACGGCGAGGCCAAGGCGTCGCTCGACGCCTTGGTGTCGCGCTGGTCGGCCGAGCGCACGTGGGGCGAGCGCGTGACGCTGGCCCACGCCATCATCGGCTGGGTGCGCGGCACGGGCCTGATGGGCGCGAACGACCCGCTGGTCGACGCGGTCGAGGCCGCGGGCGTCCGCACCTGGACGCCGTCCGACATGGCGGCGGCGCTGCTCGCGACCTGCGAGCCGGCGGCGCGCGTCGCCGCGCTGAGCGAGCCGCTCACGGTCGACCTCACGGGCGGCCTCGGCGGCACGAAGATCGACATGAAGGCGCTGGCCGAGGGCCTCGAGCGTCCGGAGGTCGTCACGCCCGACGTTTCCGGCACCATCACGGCCCTCGCCCCGTCGCCGGCACAGCTCGACCGCGTCGAGACGCTCGACTGGGCCCCCATCGACACACGTCCCGAGGACCTCGTGGTCATCGTCGGCGCAGGTGAGCTCGGCCCCTACGGCTCGGCCCGCACGCGCTTCGAGGTCGAGGTGTCCGACGAGCTGTCGGCCGCCGGCGTCCTCGAGCTGGCCTGGTCGACCGGACTGGTCAGCTGGGACGAGCAGGGTGGCGGCTGGTTCGACACCGCGACGCAGGAGAAGGTCGACGAGGCCGATCTGGTCGAGCGGTACGAGGAGACCGTCCGCGAGGCCGTCGGCATCCGCCGCTACGTCGACGAGGGCTCGATGGTCGACAACACGGCCCCGCTGCTGACGTCGGTCTACCTCGACGACGACCTGTCGTTCACGGTCGGCAACGAGGCGGAGGCCCGGGCGCTGCGCGACGCCGACCCGGAGCGGACCGTCATCACGGCGTCCGCCGACGGCGACTGGACCGTGACCCGCAAGGCCGGCACCGAGATCCGCGTGCCGCGCCGCATGAAGCTGACCCGCACGGTCGGCGGCCAGATCCCGACGGGCTTCGACCCGACGGTGTGGGGCGTCCCGGCCGAGATGGTCGAGTCGATCGACCGCGTCGCGCTCTGGAACCTGATCTGCACCGTCGACGCGTTCCTCTCGAGCGGCTTCACGCCGTCCGAGCTCATGAAGTGGGTCCACCCCGCGCTCGTGGCCAACACGCAGGGCACCGGCATGGGCGGCATGCAGTCGATGCAGTCGCTCTACATCGACACGCTGCTGGGCGAGAGCAAGGCCAACGACATCCTGCAGGAGGCGCTGCCGAACGTCATCGCGGCGCACGTCGTGCAGTCGTACGTCGGCTCGTACGGTGCGATGGTGCACCCCGTCGCGGCCTGCGCCACGACGGCCGTCTCGGTCGAGGAGGGCGTCGACAAGATCCGGCTCGGCAAGGCGGAGTTCGTCGTGTCGGGTGGGTTCGACGACCTGAGCATCGAGGGCATCGTGGGCTTCGCGGACATGTCGGCCACCGCCGACTCGGCCGCGATGAGCGCCAAGGGCCTCGAGGACCGCTACTTCAGCCGCGGCAACGACCGTCGCTACGGCGGGTTCGTGGAGTCGCAGGGCGGCGGCACGATCCTGCTGGCCCGCGGCGACGTCGCGGCCCGCATGGGTCTGCCGGTGCTGGGTGTCGTGGCCTACGCCGGCTCGTTCGCCGACGGCGTCCACACGTCGATCCCGGCCCCGGGCATCGGTGCGCTGGCCGCGGGTCTCGGTGGACGCCGTTCGGCGCTCGCCCGTGGCCTCGCCTCGGTGGGCCTGACGGCCGACGACGTCGCGGTGCTGTCGAAGCACGACACGTCGACGGGCGTCAACGAGCGCAACGAGTCCGAGCTGCACGAGCGGCTCGCCGCGGCGATCGGTCGCAGCGACGGCAACCCGCTGTTCGTGATGTCGCAGAAGTCGCTGACGGGTCACGCCAAGGGAGGCGCTGCGGCATTCCAGATCATCGGGCTGTGCCAGGTGCTGACCGGCGGCGTCGTGCCGCCCAACCGCAGCCTCGACTGCGTCATGGACGACCTCGCCGAGCACGAGCACCTCGTGTGGCTGCGGGAGCCGCTCGCGACGGGTCAGCTCAAGGCCGGCCTGGTCACGAGCCTCGGCTTCGGTCACGTCGCGGGCCTGCTCGCGATCGTCCACCCGCAGGGCTTCGTCGCGACGTTGAGCGACGACGAGAAGGACGCCTACCTGGCACGTGCCGAGGAGCGTCTGATCGAGGGTCGCATGCGGCTCGTCCGGGCGATGTACGGCGGCGAGCCGCTGTACGCCCGTCCGGGTGACCGCCGGCTCGGCTCGGCCGGCGTGCGCACCCGTGAGGCGGGCATGCTGCTCGACGCCGAGGCGCGCCTGGGCGATGACGGCGCCTACTTCGGGGCTGCCTGCGAGTGA
- the acpS gene encoding holo-ACP synthase AcpS: MTVVGVGVDLVHVPSFVDQLDLPGTRFEGAFLPGELRDARGRTTDPGRHLAARWAAKEAVIKAWSASMHGEAPVMSEHVHHLIELVADAWGRPRIRLHGEVARHLAGHALEVSLSHDGDYATAYVVLSR; the protein is encoded by the coding sequence GTGACGGTCGTCGGGGTCGGTGTCGACCTGGTCCACGTGCCGTCGTTCGTGGACCAGCTCGACCTGCCCGGCACGCGTTTCGAGGGGGCTTTCCTGCCCGGTGAGCTGCGGGACGCCCGGGGTCGCACGACCGACCCCGGGCGACACCTCGCGGCGCGCTGGGCGGCCAAGGAAGCGGTCATCAAGGCGTGGTCGGCCTCGATGCACGGAGAGGCCCCCGTCATGTCGGAGCACGTGCACCACCTGATCGAGCTGGTCGCCGACGCGTGGGGGCGTCCGCGCATCCGGCTGCACGGTGAGGTGGCGCGTCACCTCGCGGGCCACGCGCTGGAGGTGTCGCTGAGCCACGACGGCGACTACGCGACCGCGTACGTCGTCCTCAGCCGTTAG
- a CDS encoding 4a-hydroxytetrahydrobiopterin dehydratase, giving the protein MTPFTDAQIEDALEALPGWSQEGEALVKSFEFADFGAAIAFIGRAAGPIDEMDHHPEWTNVYNRVDIRLSSHDVGGVTDRDVQLARVLERLAAAS; this is encoded by the coding sequence ATGACCCCGTTCACGGATGCCCAGATCGAAGACGCGCTCGAGGCCCTGCCGGGGTGGTCGCAGGAGGGCGAGGCGCTCGTGAAGTCGTTCGAGTTCGCCGACTTCGGTGCCGCCATCGCCTTCATCGGCCGTGCCGCCGGCCCCATCGACGAGATGGACCACCACCCCGAGTGGACCAATGTCTACAACCGCGTCGACATCCGGCTCAGCAGCCACGACGTCGGGGGAGTCACGGATCGCGACGTGCAGCTCGCGCGGGTGCTCGAGAGGCTTGCCGCAGCGAGCTGA